A stretch of Flavobacteriales bacterium DNA encodes these proteins:
- a CDS encoding gliding motility-associated C-terminal domain-containing protein codes for MTARLMLLAMLLFGAMGASSQVCIADQDQQFDSCTGEFYDSGGGGGNYGNNEDVTVTICPAGGAGSGPFTSVRFISWNVAGGPPPGDQLEVFDGVGIAGLLLNTGTSANSLAGLTFTSADASGCLTFRWRSDIGGTATGWFARIVTTPWPGTNGNSTVCSNGANVNLFSLLGNTPDPGGTWTAPGGAPHSGTFVPGTDPGGVYTYTHPGVAPCPDASATVSMTKVLAPNAGTNGTATFCATGTSAALINFLSGSPDPGGTWSGPGGAHSGTFNPASDPAGTYTYTVTGTSPCASASASVIVTVNTPANAGTSGSISVCSNDAAFQLFSVLGGGPQPTGAWTGPGGGPVVGTYTPGTSTPGVYTYTVPGAPPCPSAVSTVTVLQTTAPNAGQSRSITVCSDDAPFSMVAQLLGTPDGGGSWVGPGGAHGDQFNPANDLAGAYVYTAAGAGPCANASATLTITVNQRPNAGTNGSITLCSTDGVFNLFTALGGSPNVGGSWRDPMNNPHSGSFTPGSSLPGLYSYTVTSLPPCAPSTATVNVSVNTAPNAGNGSSITLCSNDPDVNLFALLSGNPDGGGSWTGPGGTHNGTFDPAGDLPGAYTYTVLGLAPCANAAATITVNVNPAPNAGTNGSIAVCGNDASFSLFGVLGGSPDATGTWTAPGGGAIGGTFDPATSAPGVYTYTVTGLAPCVPATATVTVNVVAPPVPGTNGSITVCSSDAAVDLFGLLGGDPQTGGTWTAPGGGAHNGIYQPGAQAGGNYTYTVQGDSPCGPLSAVVQVNRVIAPNAGVNGTITVCSTNAPFGMLGALGGNPNGTGFWLDAANQPVSGTFTPGTTSPGTYKYVVLATSPCVNDTGFVTVNVNQAPNAGTNASTVVCSNDAPFELIDVLGGNPDAGGSWTRPNGTAHSGTFTPGQSSPGGYTYTVSGQTPCLAASAVVTVSVTTAPNPGTGGSLIRCSNQGEVNLFLQLGGTPNNGGTWSGPGGAHSGFLDPATDASGDYVYTVQGTAPCTDATSTINVTVNPAPNAGGDGSITVCQGTASVDLFTVLTGTFDLNGSWTEQGAPTGQLSGNFFNCGSLPPGTYEFRYDVPGIGSCAADHAHVDVIIVALLDAGTNGTLPACSSNSSVILFNGLGGNPQPGGQWIDLNSTGALDGQVFNATLVAAPGSYQFRYRLTGALSCTADSATVTVSVTAAQNPGCNGTAVFCSTVQSAQGLFAYLGCNPQVGGQWKRNSPNGAPFSGSYVPSMDDPGTFFYVFNQGPPCTTVFASVTVTEEDGPVAGEPNSVQLCSSDPAFNMTAALNGTPDAGGQWFFNNQPHGSTFTPGLDAQGVYEYRVAGTPPCTLVSASLTVSVTTTANAGCNASVSTCTNSPPFLLYSGLTCNPDNNGFWLAPGLVPHPSGIFTPGSSAPGDYLYVVTGDAPCSNDTALVSVFVDPAPNAGCPGPASLCTGGPTVNLFNYLGCSPDPFGTWVGPASSGNPPFSGSFTPGVSAPGLYTYTVTNSCGSASSTVTVAVGIPGNAGCNGAVTKCSNDGAFDMRLFLGCNPALGGTWRGPLPSTASVSQVFSPGTSLPGTYEYVVMGTGSCPVATATLTVTITPFREAGAGTSISLCETDGATPLFPLLGPTAMAGGQWFFNSVTPHSGTVLPSIDQSGNYVYRHAAAGGCPKDSAVVAVTIHAQPTAGCDSLTTTCSSAPPFLLFNLLTCSPDANGAWFNPSGGTHTGIFSPGIDVSGAYKYRVPGNNGCGADSAYITVQQFTAVDAGGNGVALVCSNAPPIELFDLLQGAPQPGGTWYDPTGAAHSGLGTYTPGVSQAGQYKYKVFGTSPCSNDSAFVNVLESAAPDPGISTLGPLCSSQGPVALIALLGGTPDGNGTWSYNNDPIGPVIDPDTAAQGQYTYTVPGVFPCTSQSATVVITITDQAVAGVGGSITACEGSTSIDLYDGLSGYTPGGVWSNNCGLGLLNGGIFDASTLVAGQGCAFTYAHAADGPCPATSATVSLGIVTALDAGGDSSLQACRGDVLDLFALLGGSPQAGGCFVNVDNASGVNGCFIFNTSAVAGGSTWRFDYVLPSLPQCVGDTARVTIEVLDGPWAGVGNQLSSCSISAPINLGNGLSGGPDAGGQWFNQNWVAIPATYFPGNGSGVFHYVVGGGGICPADTATVELTVTPASNAGLSTPFSICSTDGPVNLFGLLGPNAQAGGSWQYTSVVPAVGHSGVYNPQIDSPGNYVYTVLGNNPCPNATATVVVAEPQAPNAGTDAAVALCSNGASVLMRTLLGGQPAASGSWVYVTGGNVPHGENFDPATDLPGEYLYTVVGDAPCPNASATLVLAVNPATNAGTSDTLQACLSQTDIELFAALGAGAQAGGIWEDVNGSGAFDGNSFNPSQAGNGSWPFSYAVAGISPCTTSVATITVDVGVGGAAGGDSIVVVCGNLTAFDLFTALSGSPQTGGSWTDGFGTGALGPDGILNPSLLPTGGQFPFTYTINDPACGLVTAVVRVTAAPYPVAGTGANLTLCSTSSTVDLFSQLAGNPDVDGSWTNPSGQAHGDFFIPGTHAPGNYTYTVAGTAPCIDASAVVGISVNEPPDAGSDGTLLACDTVQALDLIAGLQGSPQAGGIWQDVNGSGGLSGGTLNTTGIDPGTYAYSYTVTVPGCAPAAAQVSVNVVGGVEVGDVQRECITRDRTYVVTFTITEGDAATYEVIGLTGSISASAPFTFTSEPLLTGQDFEAFVRDQYGCSEVRITGATPCDFANDVFVPESFSPNGDGTNDRFVIPGIEGFPSNSIIIFNRWGAELYEASAYDNKAVVWDGSTAQGEAPAGTYFYVLDLGNGKDALTGFIYLNR; via the coding sequence ATGACCGCGCGCCTGATGCTCCTAGCCATGCTGCTCTTTGGGGCCATGGGCGCCTCAAGCCAGGTGTGCATCGCGGATCAGGACCAGCAATTCGATTCTTGCACAGGTGAGTTCTACGATTCGGGCGGCGGCGGCGGTAACTACGGCAACAACGAAGACGTGACCGTGACCATCTGCCCGGCCGGTGGCGCGGGCTCCGGTCCATTCACCTCCGTCCGGTTCATCTCGTGGAATGTGGCAGGCGGTCCGCCTCCGGGAGATCAGCTCGAGGTCTTCGATGGCGTGGGCATCGCTGGCCTTTTGCTGAATACGGGCACCAGCGCGAATTCACTCGCCGGCCTCACCTTCACCAGCGCCGATGCCTCGGGCTGCCTCACCTTCCGTTGGCGCAGCGACATCGGCGGAACGGCAACGGGCTGGTTCGCGCGCATCGTCACCACGCCATGGCCAGGCACCAACGGCAATAGCACCGTTTGCTCGAACGGCGCGAATGTGAATCTCTTCAGCCTGCTCGGAAACACGCCTGATCCCGGCGGGACATGGACCGCCCCTGGCGGTGCGCCGCATAGCGGAACCTTCGTTCCGGGCACCGATCCCGGCGGCGTTTACACCTACACGCATCCGGGCGTCGCCCCTTGTCCGGATGCCAGCGCCACGGTGTCCATGACCAAGGTGCTTGCGCCGAATGCGGGCACGAATGGAACGGCCACCTTCTGTGCGACCGGTACTTCAGCTGCGCTGATCAATTTCCTCAGCGGATCGCCCGATCCCGGCGGAACCTGGTCCGGTCCGGGCGGAGCGCATAGCGGCACATTCAACCCGGCTTCTGATCCAGCAGGCACGTACACCTATACGGTCACTGGCACCTCGCCTTGCGCAAGTGCCTCAGCCTCGGTGATCGTCACGGTGAACACGCCGGCCAATGCGGGCACCAGCGGCAGCATCAGTGTCTGCAGCAACGATGCTGCATTCCAGCTGTTCAGCGTGCTCGGCGGCGGTCCTCAGCCCACTGGTGCCTGGACCGGTCCAGGCGGTGGGCCTGTAGTGGGCACCTATACCCCTGGCACTTCAACGCCCGGTGTGTACACCTATACGGTGCCCGGTGCGCCGCCTTGTCCATCGGCCGTGAGCACAGTAACGGTGCTGCAGACCACTGCGCCCAATGCCGGCCAATCGCGCAGCATAACGGTATGCAGCGACGATGCGCCTTTCAGCATGGTAGCGCAATTACTCGGAACGCCCGACGGCGGTGGGAGCTGGGTGGGTCCGGGAGGCGCTCATGGAGATCAGTTCAATCCGGCGAATGACCTTGCTGGGGCGTACGTGTACACTGCGGCTGGCGCTGGACCGTGCGCCAATGCTTCAGCGACGCTCACGATCACGGTGAACCAGCGGCCGAATGCGGGAACCAATGGCAGCATCACGCTTTGCTCCACAGATGGCGTCTTCAACCTTTTCACGGCCTTGGGCGGCAGCCCGAACGTAGGTGGCTCCTGGCGGGACCCAATGAACAACCCGCATTCAGGCAGCTTCACCCCGGGCAGCAGTTTGCCTGGCCTCTATAGTTACACGGTCACGAGCCTGCCGCCGTGCGCACCAAGCACCGCAACGGTGAACGTGTCGGTGAACACCGCGCCGAACGCGGGGAATGGCTCCAGCATCACGCTCTGCTCGAACGATCCTGATGTGAACCTCTTCGCGCTGCTCTCGGGAAATCCGGATGGAGGCGGCTCGTGGACCGGACCAGGCGGTACGCACAACGGCACCTTCGACCCTGCTGGCGACCTGCCGGGCGCGTACACATACACCGTGCTCGGTCTGGCGCCTTGCGCGAATGCCGCAGCAACGATCACGGTGAACGTGAATCCGGCGCCCAACGCGGGCACGAATGGCAGCATCGCCGTTTGCGGCAACGATGCTTCGTTCAGCCTCTTCGGCGTGCTCGGCGGCTCGCCTGACGCCACCGGCACGTGGACCGCGCCGGGCGGTGGAGCCATTGGTGGGACCTTCGATCCCGCAACGAGCGCGCCGGGCGTTTACACTTATACCGTTACCGGCCTGGCGCCATGCGTACCCGCAACAGCCACCGTCACCGTGAACGTGGTTGCCCCGCCGGTTCCCGGAACCAACGGGAGCATAACGGTGTGCAGCAGCGACGCAGCCGTTGATCTATTCGGCCTGCTTGGTGGCGATCCGCAAACCGGCGGCACATGGACAGCTCCCGGAGGTGGCGCGCATAACGGCATCTATCAGCCAGGCGCGCAAGCGGGCGGCAACTACACGTACACCGTGCAGGGCGACAGCCCATGCGGTCCCTTGAGTGCCGTCGTGCAGGTGAACCGTGTGATCGCGCCCAATGCCGGCGTGAATGGGACCATCACCGTGTGCAGCACGAATGCGCCCTTCGGAATGTTGGGCGCGCTCGGCGGTAATCCGAATGGCACGGGCTTCTGGCTCGATGCCGCGAACCAGCCTGTCTCCGGCACATTCACGCCAGGCACCACTTCGCCGGGCACCTACAAGTACGTAGTGCTCGCCACGTCGCCATGCGTGAACGACACCGGCTTCGTAACGGTGAACGTGAACCAAGCGCCCAATGCAGGAACCAACGCTTCAACGGTGGTCTGCAGCAACGATGCGCCTTTCGAGCTGATCGATGTGCTCGGCGGGAATCCGGATGCCGGTGGCAGTTGGACGCGTCCGAACGGCACCGCGCACAGCGGCACATTCACCCCCGGGCAGAGCTCACCTGGCGGCTACACCTATACGGTGTCGGGCCAGACCCCATGCTTGGCGGCAAGCGCCGTGGTGACGGTGAGCGTGACCACCGCGCCGAACCCCGGCACTGGCGGATCACTCATACGCTGCAGCAACCAAGGGGAGGTGAACCTCTTCTTGCAACTCGGTGGCACTCCGAACAACGGTGGAACATGGAGCGGGCCGGGCGGTGCGCATTCGGGTTTCTTGGATCCCGCGACCGATGCTTCGGGTGACTACGTGTACACCGTTCAGGGCACCGCGCCCTGCACCGATGCCACCTCAACAATAAACGTCACGGTCAACCCTGCGCCCAACGCAGGCGGCGATGGCAGCATCACGGTTTGCCAAGGCACGGCGAGCGTGGATCTGTTCACCGTGCTCACGGGCACCTTCGATCTGAATGGATCGTGGACCGAACAGGGTGCTCCCACGGGCCAGCTCAGCGGCAACTTCTTCAATTGTGGAAGCCTGCCGCCGGGCACCTACGAGTTCCGATATGACGTGCCGGGAATCGGCAGTTGCGCTGCCGACCATGCGCATGTGGATGTGATCATCGTGGCCCTGCTCGATGCGGGCACCAACGGCACGCTGCCCGCGTGCAGCAGCAACAGCTCGGTGATCCTATTCAATGGCTTGGGCGGCAATCCGCAGCCGGGTGGGCAATGGATTGATCTCAACTCGACTGGGGCGCTGGATGGACAGGTTTTCAACGCCACGCTCGTTGCAGCCCCGGGCAGCTACCAGTTCCGTTACCGTCTCACAGGCGCTCTGAGCTGTACCGCTGATTCAGCAACGGTGACTGTGAGCGTGACTGCGGCCCAGAATCCGGGATGCAATGGCACGGCGGTGTTCTGCAGCACGGTGCAATCGGCCCAGGGGCTCTTCGCCTACCTCGGCTGCAATCCGCAGGTCGGCGGTCAATGGAAGCGAAACAGCCCCAACGGCGCGCCGTTCAGCGGCTCTTACGTCCCATCGATGGATGATCCCGGAACGTTCTTCTACGTTTTCAACCAAGGCCCGCCTTGCACCACGGTGTTCGCGTCGGTGACTGTGACCGAGGAGGATGGTCCAGTGGCGGGCGAGCCCAACTCCGTGCAATTGTGCAGCAGCGATCCGGCCTTCAACATGACGGCCGCGCTCAATGGGACCCCTGATGCTGGCGGGCAATGGTTCTTCAACAACCAACCGCACGGATCGACCTTCACGCCGGGGCTCGATGCGCAGGGCGTCTATGAGTACAGGGTCGCGGGCACGCCGCCCTGCACCTTGGTCTCTGCATCTCTCACGGTAAGCGTGACCACAACCGCGAATGCAGGTTGCAACGCATCCGTGAGCACCTGCACTAACTCTCCGCCCTTCCTGCTCTACTCCGGCCTGACCTGCAATCCGGACAACAACGGCTTCTGGCTCGCACCTGGTTTGGTGCCTCACCCTTCTGGGATCTTCACCCCCGGATCGAGCGCGCCCGGGGATTATCTGTATGTCGTTACGGGCGATGCACCTTGCTCGAACGACACCGCCCTCGTGAGTGTTTTCGTGGACCCTGCGCCGAACGCAGGTTGCCCAGGCCCGGCCTCACTCTGCACCGGAGGCCCCACAGTGAATCTCTTCAACTACTTGGGCTGCTCGCCCGATCCCTTCGGTACATGGGTGGGCCCTGCATCGTCAGGCAATCCGCCATTCAGTGGCTCCTTCACGCCCGGGGTGAGTGCTCCCGGCTTATACACCTACACGGTGACGAATAGCTGCGGCTCAGCATCGAGCACGGTCACCGTAGCCGTTGGCATTCCCGGCAATGCAGGCTGCAATGGCGCAGTCACGAAATGCTCCAACGACGGTGCGTTCGACATGCGCCTGTTCCTCGGATGCAATCCAGCCTTGGGCGGAACATGGCGCGGTCCATTGCCGAGCACCGCCAGCGTGAGCCAGGTCTTCTCGCCGGGTACGAGCTTGCCAGGCACCTACGAATACGTGGTGATGGGCACGGGCAGCTGCCCGGTGGCCACTGCAACGCTCACCGTCACCATCACGCCTTTCCGGGAGGCCGGTGCGGGAACGAGTATATCGTTGTGCGAGACGGATGGCGCCACGCCGCTCTTCCCGCTGCTTGGGCCAACCGCGATGGCCGGCGGTCAGTGGTTCTTCAATAGCGTCACGCCTCATTCGGGCACCGTGCTGCCGAGCATTGATCAGTCGGGCAATTACGTGTACCGCCATGCGGCTGCCGGTGGATGCCCGAAAGATTCGGCGGTGGTCGCAGTCACCATCCATGCCCAGCCGACTGCGGGCTGCGATTCGCTGACAACCACCTGCAGCAGCGCGCCGCCTTTCCTTCTGTTCAATCTTCTGACCTGCTCCCCGGATGCCAACGGCGCATGGTTCAACCCATCAGGCGGCACCCACACCGGGATTTTCTCGCCCGGCATCGATGTGAGCGGCGCATACAAGTACCGCGTCCCGGGCAATAACGGTTGCGGCGCCGATTCGGCCTATATAACGGTGCAGCAATTCACTGCCGTTGATGCCGGCGGGAACGGTGTCGCCCTCGTGTGCAGCAACGCCCCGCCCATCGAGCTCTTCGATCTCCTGCAAGGCGCACCGCAGCCTGGCGGGACCTGGTATGATCCAACAGGTGCTGCGCATAGCGGCTTGGGCACCTACACGCCCGGTGTTTCGCAAGCCGGCCAGTACAAGTACAAGGTTTTCGGTACGAGCCCTTGCTCCAATGACAGTGCATTCGTGAATGTGCTGGAGAGCGCAGCTCCGGATCCCGGTATTTCCACGCTCGGCCCCTTGTGCAGCAGCCAAGGTCCGGTGGCGCTCATCGCCTTGCTGGGCGGCACACCCGATGGCAATGGCACGTGGTCGTACAACAACGATCCCATCGGCCCAGTGATCGATCCGGATACGGCCGCGCAAGGGCAATACACGTATACGGTTCCGGGTGTCTTCCCTTGCACGAGCCAGAGCGCCACGGTGGTGATCACCATAACGGATCAGGCAGTTGCAGGCGTTGGTGGTTCGATCACGGCATGCGAAGGATCAACGAGCATCGACCTGTATGATGGCCTGAGCGGCTACACGCCCGGAGGGGTCTGGAGCAACAACTGCGGCCTCGGCTTGCTCAATGGAGGGATCTTCGATGCGAGCACCTTGGTCGCCGGCCAAGGCTGCGCATTCACGTATGCGCATGCTGCCGATGGGCCTTGCCCGGCCACGAGCGCAACCGTGAGCCTCGGCATCGTCACAGCGCTTGATGCGGGCGGCGATAGTTCCTTGCAAGCCTGCCGCGGCGATGTGCTCGACCTGTTCGCACTGCTGGGCGGATCCCCGCAAGCAGGCGGCTGCTTCGTGAATGTGGACAACGCTTCGGGCGTGAATGGCTGCTTCATCTTCAACACCAGCGCCGTTGCGGGCGGTAGCACTTGGCGATTCGATTACGTGCTCCCATCGCTGCCGCAATGCGTGGGTGATACCGCCCGTGTGACGATTGAGGTGCTCGACGGGCCTTGGGCAGGCGTGGGCAACCAGTTGTCATCCTGTTCGATCAGCGCTCCGATCAATCTTGGCAATGGCCTTTCGGGCGGGCCGGATGCCGGCGGCCAATGGTTCAACCAGAACTGGGTCGCGATTCCAGCCACCTATTTCCCAGGCAATGGATCCGGGGTGTTCCATTACGTAGTGGGCGGCGGTGGCATCTGCCCTGCTGATACGGCCACGGTTGAGCTGACCGTCACGCCGGCCTCGAATGCCGGCCTGAGCACCCCATTCTCGATCTGCTCCACCGATGGGCCTGTCAACCTTTTCGGTCTGCTTGGGCCGAATGCGCAAGCTGGCGGCAGTTGGCAATACACCTCCGTGGTGCCAGCAGTAGGCCATAGCGGCGTGTACAACCCTCAGATCGACTCGCCTGGCAATTATGTGTACACCGTGCTCGGCAACAACCCCTGTCCGAATGCTACCGCCACGGTTGTGGTGGCCGAACCGCAAGCGCCGAATGCAGGAACCGATGCCGCCGTGGCACTGTGCAGCAACGGAGCTTCCGTATTGATGCGGACCCTATTGGGGGGGCAGCCCGCAGCCAGCGGTTCGTGGGTTTATGTGACTGGAGGGAACGTGCCGCACGGTGAGAACTTCGATCCGGCGACTGATCTGCCGGGCGAGTACCTCTACACCGTTGTTGGCGACGCCCCTTGCCCCAATGCCAGCGCAACGCTCGTGCTCGCGGTGAATCCCGCCACCAACGCCGGGACCAGTGATACCCTTCAGGCCTGCCTGTCGCAAACCGACATCGAGCTCTTCGCTGCGCTTGGGGCGGGGGCACAGGCTGGCGGCATCTGGGAGGATGTGAACGGTTCGGGCGCATTCGATGGCAACAGCTTCAATCCCTCCCAAGCCGGCAATGGAAGCTGGCCATTCAGCTATGCGGTAGCGGGCATCTCGCCTTGCACGACTTCCGTGGCCACCATCACCGTCGATGTGGGCGTTGGCGGCGCAGCTGGCGGCGATAGCATCGTTGTGGTTTGCGGCAACCTCACGGCCTTCGACCTCTTCACCGCTTTGAGCGGTAGCCCGCAGACGGGCGGTTCATGGACCGATGGATTCGGAACCGGAGCGCTTGGCCCTGATGGCATCTTGAATCCGAGCTTGTTGCCCACCGGCGGGCAGTTCCCCTTCACCTACACTATCAACGACCCCGCTTGCGGCTTGGTCACGGCCGTTGTGCGCGTCACGGCGGCGCCTTATCCCGTGGCGGGCACCGGTGCGAACCTCACGCTCTGCAGCACATCGAGCACCGTCGATCTCTTCAGTCAACTCGCCGGCAATCCCGATGTTGATGGAAGCTGGACCAACCCGAGCGGGCAAGCTCACGGCGATTTCTTCATCCCCGGCACGCATGCGCCAGGCAATTACACCTACACGGTTGCTGGCACCGCACCTTGCATCGACGCGAGCGCTGTCGTGGGCATCAGCGTGAATGAACCGCCTGATGCCGGGTCGGATGGCACTTTGCTCGCGTGCGATACGGTGCAGGCGCTCGACCTCATCGCTGGGCTGCAAGGATCTCCGCAAGCCGGTGGAATCTGGCAGGATGTAAATGGGTCCGGCGGCCTATCGGGCGGTACGCTCAATACAACGGGCATCGATCCGGGCACCTATGCCTATAGCTACACCGTGACCGTACCCGGGTGTGCGCCGGCTGCGGCTCAGGTGAGCGTGAACGTGGTGGGCGGGGTTGAGGTGGGCGATGTGCAGCGCGAGTGCATCACGCGTGACCGGACCTATGTCGTCACCTTCACCATCACGGAAGGCGATGCCGCCACCTATGAAGTGATCGGCCTCACAGGGAGCATCAGCGCATCGGCACCATTCACCTTCACCAGCGAGCCGCTGCTCACCGGTCAGGATTTCGAGGCTTTCGTGCGCGATCAGTACGGCTGCTCCGAAGTGCGCATCACTGGAGCCACCCCTTGCGACTTCGCCAACGATGTGTTCGTGCCAGAGAGCTTCTCGCCCAACGGAGACGGCACCAACGACCGTTTCGTGATCCCTGGCATCGAAGGATTCCCGAGCAACAGCATCATCATCTTCAACCGCTGGGGCGCTGAGCTTTACGAGGCTTCGGCCTACGACAACAAAGCAGTGGTGTGGGATGGCAGCACCGCGCAGGGCGAGGCGCCCGCAGGCACTTACTTCTACGTGCTCGATCTGGGCAACGGCAAGGATGCCCTCACGGGCTTCATCTACCTGAACCGATGA
- a CDS encoding type IX secretion system membrane protein PorP/SprF, protein MRSLIRIAVLALALIVMRASYAQQDPLYSQYMFNMLAVNPAYAGSADIFTAMALSRHQWVGFAGAPSTQTLLAHTPLKKESMALGLSVLNDRIGPTRQTGFYGDYAYRIRTGKDTRLAFGLKGGANLYQADLATLATVDPDAANASVQGKWLPNFGFGLFWHSPAYYVGISAPKLLQNEIDAIPAAGIVTAVERRHWFLAAGYVLDIDRSVKFKPSMMLRMVQGAPLSVDVNANFLFRERIWLGAMYRLGNAFGVLGQYQVNDQLRIGYAFDLTTTRIGAYNAGTHELMLNYDLRFFTGRASSPRYF, encoded by the coding sequence ATGAGGAGCCTCATCCGCATAGCCGTTCTTGCCCTTGCGCTCATCGTCATGCGCGCATCCTATGCGCAGCAGGACCCGCTGTACAGCCAGTACATGTTCAACATGCTGGCGGTGAACCCGGCCTATGCGGGCAGCGCGGATATCTTCACGGCGATGGCGCTGAGCCGCCACCAATGGGTGGGCTTCGCGGGCGCGCCCAGCACGCAGACCCTGCTAGCTCACACGCCGCTGAAGAAGGAGAGCATGGCGCTGGGCCTCTCGGTGCTCAATGATCGGATCGGCCCTACGCGGCAGACGGGCTTCTATGGCGATTACGCCTACCGTATCCGCACCGGCAAGGACACTCGTCTTGCCTTCGGCCTGAAGGGCGGCGCCAACCTCTATCAAGCCGATCTGGCCACGTTGGCCACTGTTGATCCCGATGCCGCCAATGCAAGCGTGCAAGGGAAGTGGCTGCCCAACTTCGGCTTCGGCCTTTTCTGGCATTCACCTGCCTACTATGTCGGCATCAGTGCACCGAAGCTGCTGCAGAACGAGATCGACGCGATACCCGCAGCGGGCATCGTGACCGCGGTGGAGCGCAGGCATTGGTTCCTCGCAGCCGGTTATGTGCTTGATATCGACCGCAGCGTGAAGTTCAAGCCCTCGATGATGCTGCGCATGGTGCAAGGAGCGCCGCTCTCGGTGGATGTGAATGCGAACTTCCTCTTCCGTGAGCGCATCTGGCTGGGCGCCATGTACCGCCTTGGCAATGCCTTCGGCGTGCTCGGGCAATACCAGGTGAACGACCAGCTGCGCATCGGCTACGCGTTCGACCTCACCACCACGCGCATCGGCGCATACAACGCTGGGACGCACGAGCTCATGCTCAATTACGACCTGCGCTTCTTCACCGGACGGGCCTCCTCGCCGCGCTACTTCTGA
- a CDS encoding type IX secretion system membrane protein PorP/SprF, producing MKNLRLLIPIAAVLMAAMPMHAQQLPQLTQYMHNDYIFNQAVAGSRAAFELRSGHRYQWVGVQDAPRTFTLSGHSAIGKRMGVGGYLYTDHVGPTRRTGFQLSYAYHLPITEDLKLGFGLGFGMLQFLIDGSKITFHDQGDPILDDQLRGEVKPDATFSFLLHHERFWLGAAAPQLLNNEVVFLHENTGTLSRMERHYYAMGGYRLPVGEDLRIEPSFMLKYVSPVPMKLDVNLTARYKEAVWIGAGYRTNDAWCAMIGYWHKKQFQFGYSYDVITSNLRNYSTGTHEVTLAVTIRKQAAALHAE from the coding sequence ATGAAGAACCTCCGCCTCCTGATTCCGATCGCCGCGGTGCTCATGGCCGCGATGCCCATGCATGCGCAGCAGCTGCCGCAGCTCACGCAGTACATGCACAACGACTACATATTCAATCAGGCCGTGGCCGGAAGCCGCGCGGCCTTCGAGCTGCGCAGCGGCCACCGTTACCAGTGGGTGGGCGTGCAGGATGCGCCGCGCACCTTCACCCTGAGCGGGCACTCTGCCATCGGCAAGCGCATGGGGGTGGGCGGCTACCTCTACACCGATCATGTGGGCCCCACGCGGCGCACGGGGTTCCAGCTCAGTTATGCTTACCATCTCCCCATCACGGAGGACCTCAAGCTCGGCTTCGGCCTTGGCTTCGGCATGCTGCAATTCCTGATCGATGGCAGCAAGATCACCTTCCACGACCAAGGCGATCCGATCCTCGATGATCAGTTGCGCGGCGAAGTGAAACCCGACGCCACCTTTTCCTTCCTCCTGCACCACGAGCGCTTCTGGTTGGGCGCTGCTGCTCCGCAATTGCTCAACAACGAGGTGGTTTTCCTTCACGAGAACACCGGTACGCTCAGCCGCATGGAACGGCACTACTATGCCATGGGGGGGTATCGGCTGCCAGTTGGAGAGGACCTCCGGATTGAGCCGAGCTTCATGCTGAAGTACGTTTCGCCGGTGCCCATGAAGCTCGATGTGAACCTTACCGCCCGCTACAAGGAGGCCGTTTGGATAGGAGCCGGATACCGCACCAACGATGCTTGGTGCGCGATGATCGGCTACTGGCACAAGAAGCAATTCCAGTTCGGCTACAGCTACGATGTGATCACCAGCAACCTGCGCAACTACAGCACGGGCACGCACGAGGTGACCCTAGCGGTGACCATCCGGAAGCAAGCAGCAGCCCTGCATGCAGAGTAA